The following coding sequences are from one Asterias amurensis chromosome 8, ASM3211899v1 window:
- the LOC139940603 gene encoding DDRGK domain-containing protein 1-like — protein MNSSPMQIDCLIPTVLVIIAVLVGAILFFVSKLKKSAGGGRGGSDGDVRHVERDIDEAQVRVPLPARRRGRAARDRMIRQPEEQDVIEQQEEEFNYDTGNTRRIGAKKARKLEMKEEKRAQREQDLADREESKRRQEIIEEQRIKDAEKEQLAQHQIEEEEKKKKEEQEQKELEEYCALKESFEVHEEGFEKVLDESESHNLLQEFISYIKMKKVVLLEDLGAEFNMKTQDAIQRVQELQDQDLITGVIDDRGKYIFISQDELEGVARFMRQRGRVSISELAEASNTLILFNTGTKSTLKETLVA, from the exons ATGAATTCTTCTCCCATGCAGATTGATTGTCTTATTCCAACAGTTCTAGTAATCATTGCTGTGTTGGTTGGAGCAATTTTATTTTTCGTGAGTAAGCTTAAGAAGTCTGCTGGTGGTG GTAGAGGAGGCAGTGATGGAGATGTACGTCATGTTGAGAGAGATATTGATGAAGCTCAAGTCAGGGTACCTCTACCTGCTCGTCGTAGAGGAAGGGCTGCCAGGGATAGAATGATCAGGCAACCCGAAGAGCAAG ATGTCATTGAGCAGCAAGAGGAGGAATTTAATTACGATACTGGTAACACAAGAAGGATAGGAGCTAAGAAAGCAAGGAAGCTtgaaatgaaagaagaaaaacggGCACAAAGAGAG CAAGATCTAGCGGACAGGGAAGAGAGCAAGAGACGTCAAGAGATTATTGAGGAACAGAGAATAAAGGATGCAGAAAAAGAACAACTAGCACAACATCAAATC gaagaagaagaaaagaagaagaaggaagAACAGGAACAAAAAGAACTTGAAGAATATTGTGCACTCAAGGAAAGCTTTGAGGTCCATGAGGAAGGATTTGAGAAAGTACTCGATGAATCTGAG TCTCATAATTTACTACAGGAATTTATAAGCTACATAAAGATGAAGAAAGTTGTACTTCTAGAGGACCTTGGTGCAGAGTTTAACATGAAAACACAG GATGCAATTCAAAGGGTGCAGGAGCTTCAAGATCAAGACTTGATTACTGGAGTTATTGATGATCGTGGAAAGTACATTTTCATTTCCCAGGATGAGCTGGAGGGAGTGGCTAGATTTATGCGCCAGAGGGGCAGAGTGTCCATCAGTGAACTTGCAGAAGCTAGTAatacattaattttatttaatacGGGAACAAAATCCACTTTAAAAGAAACACTTGTAGCATGA